From the Deltaproteobacteria bacterium genome, the window GCATGTCGGAGACCGGCACCTGGAATACCATCAATCGTCCCGGGATGATCAAAATCGGCTCGGTGGGAAAAGCCCGGGAGAGCTTTGAGGTGAAAATCTTCGATGACCAGGACAACGAGGTGCCCCCTGACCAGGTGGGAGAGATCGTCATCCGGCCCAAGAAGCCCTTTATCATGTTCAACGGGTATTATAAGATGCCGGAAGAGACCCTGAATGATTATCGGAACCTATGGTTTCATACCGGCGATTTGGGAAGGGTTGATTCTGAGGGGTATTATTATTTTTGCGGCCGGAAGAAAGAAAGAATCCGCCGCGGCGGGGAGAACTTCACCCCTTATGAAATTGAAAAAGTCCTCATGGAGCATCCGGCTGTGGCCGAAGCGGCGGCAGTAGGAGTACCCGACCCGATCCTGGGGGAAGAAATTAAAGTTTATGTAGTTCTGCGAGAAGGGCATACGGTGGAGCCTCAAGATTTAATCGAATGTTGCCAAATTAGGCTACCTAAATTCATGGTCCCCCGTTACCTGGAATTTGTTCCCCACCTCCCTAAAACCCCTTCTGAGAAAGTACAAAAAGTGGCCCTGAAATCCAGGGGCATCGGGTCAGCCTGGGACCGCTTTGCCCAAGAAGGGGGAAAATCCGGTTAATCCGCTTCTTCATGACTACCCCCTCGGAATGGATTCTTATAATTTCCTTTTCCCTTGACATATATTAGACAATATTGTAAACAATTTTGAAAACGATACCCGGGAATTTTATGCCGCTTCAAAAAGCTCTATCGCGGAGCAAACCGCTGCGGGAAGCCGTCTATACGGATCTCAAAAAGCAGATTTTATCCGGCCGCCTTCTTCCAGGATCCCGGCTGGTCGAATCCACTCTGGCCGATCAACAGCAAGTCAGCCGGACCGTCCTCCGGGAAGTGATTAAACAACTCGAACTGGAAGGGTTGGTCAAAATTGTTCCTTATAAAGGAACGGAAAATCCCCGCTTCTCGTTGGAAGATATTGGCGCAATCTATGAAATTCAATCCACGCTGGAGGGAATGGCGGCCGGACTGGCAGTAAAAAGAATGGGCAAAATGGGCTTCCCTGGGGGAGAAAGAAATGAATCTTACCGACAAAGAAAAAAAGATGCTGGATGGTGTTTGGGGCATGGGCCCCCAAAGCGCCATGCGACTTTTGGTCACCCTGGGAGAGATTTACGGGGCCCAAAGAATGATCCCGGTTTCTTCCTGCCATGTGGGTGGACGGAGCTATTTGATATCGGGGGAAGAGAATATCGAGTGGATGAACGACCTCCTCAATGGAGGGGCCCGCTTCCAGGTATTCACTTCCACCAACCCCTGCTCCGTGGATTTCCAGCAGTGGCAAAAGATGGGCCTCCCGGAGAAGCTCGTCTTCAACCAGCGAAGGGCAGACGACCCCTACCTGAAGATGGGAGCCATCCCCTTAGGGAGCTGCCTACCCTACCAGCTGGGTAATTTACCCCTGCCGGGAACCCATTTTGCTTGGGGAGGTTCAGCCGGGGCAACTTTTGTCAACTCGGCTTTTGGGGCAAGAGGGAATCGGGAGGGATCGCCGTCGGTCATCGCCGCTGCCATCACCGGGGTAACCCCGGAATTCGGGCTCCACCTGAAAGAGAACCGCTATGGTCAAGTCTTAGTGGACCTCTCAGGACTGGACCATTCTTCCTTGACGCTCTCCGAGTATTCCGCAATCGGATCTTATGTGGGGAGAACTCTGGTGGAAAAGACCCCCGTAGTCGTAGGGCTTCCCCCAACCTTCAGTCAGGACCAGATCCGTTTTCTTATTTCCCCCATGCCCACGGCCGGAGCCATTTCCCTCTGCCACCTGGCGGGTATCACCCCCGAAGCTCCGACCGCAGAAGTGGCCTTTGGCGGTAAAAAACCTGAATATTCGATTGCGGTAGGCCCCCAAGAGATACGGACTTCTTTCGAAAAACTGACCACGACCCAGAAAGAAGAAATCGATTTAGTTTGCTTTGGCTGTCCTCACTGTAGCCTCCCGCAGATCCGGGAGATCGCCTCCCTGCTGGAGGGCAAGAAGATCCACGAAAACACCCGGCTTTGGGTGGCCACTTCAGGCCATCTCAAGGATATTGCCCAACGCATGGGCCTGGTGGAAATCATCGAAAAAGCAGGGGGGTTGGTAACCACAGACCTATGCGTTGCCCCGGGAGCTCCTTTTCACCTGGTTGAGGGGGTAAAAACAGTGGCCACCAACAGCGCCCGGGGGGCCTATTTTATCCCCGGGGCATGCAATGTGGATGTCATTTTTGGGGAAACGAGAGATTGTATCCAAGCAGCGCTCAGAGGGCAATGGAGGAGGTCCAAGTGAAGATCATCCTGAAAGGACGCAAGGTCATTGGTGGAAAGGCCGAGGGAGAAGCTGTGGTTACCCGCCAGCCAGTGAGTTTTCTCGGTGGGGTGAATCCAGATAAAGGAATCGTGGTGGAAAAGGGACATGAATTAGAAGGGCAATCCCTCACCGGGAAAATCTTTGTCTTCCCTCATGGCAAAGGGTCTACCGCCGGCCCCTACATCATTTATGCCATGGCCAAGCGCAGGACAGCCCCGGCGGCCATGATCAATGTAGAAGCCGAGCCTATCATTGCCGTG encodes:
- a CDS encoding AMP-binding protein; the encoded protein is MSETGTWNTINRPGMIKIGSVGKARESFEVKIFDDQDNEVPPDQVGEIVIRPKKPFIMFNGYYKMPEETLNDYRNLWFHTGDLGRVDSEGYYYFCGRKKERIRRGGENFTPYEIEKVLMEHPAVAEAAAVGVPDPILGEEIKVYVVLREGHTVEPQDLIECCQIRLPKFMVPRYLEFVPHLPKTPSEKVQKVALKSRGIGSAWDRFAQEGGKSG
- a CDS encoding aconitase X catalytic domain-containing protein is translated as MNLTDKEKKMLDGVWGMGPQSAMRLLVTLGEIYGAQRMIPVSSCHVGGRSYLISGEENIEWMNDLLNGGARFQVFTSTNPCSVDFQQWQKMGLPEKLVFNQRRADDPYLKMGAIPLGSCLPYQLGNLPLPGTHFAWGGSAGATFVNSAFGARGNREGSPSVIAAAITGVTPEFGLHLKENRYGQVLVDLSGLDHSSLTLSEYSAIGSYVGRTLVEKTPVVVGLPPTFSQDQIRFLISPMPTAGAISLCHLAGITPEAPTAEVAFGGKKPEYSIAVGPQEIRTSFEKLTTTQKEEIDLVCFGCPHCSLPQIREIASLLEGKKIHENTRLWVATSGHLKDIAQRMGLVEIIEKAGGLVTTDLCVAPGAPFHLVEGVKTVATNSARGAYFIPGACNVDVIFGETRDCIQAALRGQWRRSK
- a CDS encoding DUF126 domain-containing protein encodes the protein MEEVQVKIILKGRKVIGGKAEGEAVVTRQPVSFLGGVNPDKGIVVEKGHELEGQSLTGKIFVFPHGKGSTAGPYIIYAMAKRRTAPAAMINVEAEPIIAVGAAMGNIPLVDRLDQNPLEVIATGDYVKIDGDQGIAEVIKKGVEKD